One Saccharopolyspora erythraea NRRL 2338 genomic region harbors:
- a CDS encoding class I SAM-dependent methyltransferase, whose protein sequence is MTLAGKVRAAKGATSPTAELCAVIRAAETQQPERSRLLDDPFAQYFLQNWRFRTTHPFPPVFRLCLRMADRRYTGLLAEVVLRHRFCDEVVEAEVAAGCTQVVLLGAGYDTTALRHDFGPGVVVYEVDKPDTQAEKTAIMRRNSLRPKGRVQYVTCDFAAGDDLGERLTSQGFDPALPSVVLWMGVTYYLPGDSVLDTLGKLGAITAPGSKVVLDYMDASVVSGSGDDSARRARQLVASGGEPFVFGVESDDIRAFCDAGGFGVAEHHRIPDLLRRYGDDDRFWLTVVDYMGVVVLEKENAPAA, encoded by the coding sequence GTGACGCTCGCCGGAAAGGTCAGGGCGGCCAAGGGGGCCACCAGCCCCACCGCGGAGCTGTGCGCGGTGATCCGGGCAGCCGAGACGCAGCAGCCGGAGCGGTCGCGACTGCTCGACGACCCGTTCGCCCAGTACTTCCTGCAGAACTGGCGGTTCCGGACCACTCATCCGTTCCCGCCCGTCTTCAGGCTCTGCCTGCGCATGGCCGACCGCCGCTACACCGGTCTGCTGGCCGAGGTGGTGCTGCGCCACCGCTTCTGCGACGAGGTCGTCGAAGCCGAGGTCGCGGCCGGTTGCACGCAGGTCGTGCTGCTCGGTGCCGGGTACGACACCACCGCGCTGCGCCACGACTTCGGCCCCGGCGTGGTCGTCTACGAGGTCGACAAGCCCGACACCCAGGCCGAGAAGACGGCCATCATGCGGCGGAACTCCTTGCGGCCCAAGGGACGCGTGCAGTACGTGACGTGCGACTTCGCCGCCGGCGACGACCTGGGCGAGCGGCTCACCTCGCAGGGGTTCGACCCCGCGCTCCCGTCGGTGGTGCTCTGGATGGGCGTCACCTACTACCTGCCGGGCGACTCCGTGCTGGACACCCTCGGCAAGCTCGGCGCCATCACCGCACCGGGCAGCAAGGTCGTGCTGGACTACATGGACGCCTCGGTCGTCAGCGGCTCCGGCGACGACTCGGCGCGGCGGGCGAGGCAGCTCGTGGCCAGCGGCGGCGAGCCGTTCGTCTTCGGCGTCGAGTCCGACGACATCCGCGCCTTCTGCGACGCGGGCGGGTTCGGCGTCGCCGAGCACCACCGCATCCCGGACCTCCTGCGCCGCTACGGCGACGACGACCGCTTCTGGCTCACGGTCGTCGACTACATGGGAGTGGTGGTGCTGGAGAAGGAGAACGCGCCGGCCGCCTGA
- a CDS encoding acyl-CoA dehydrogenase family protein has protein sequence MTVSHLISLAEEVERYLGDPHDPSSRMSYQRILEHDESERYPHELVDVLHEWGLHTYLLPEEWGGRAIDVEVGFNLLRLVARRDPAAATAVMLTDLAFMPAWIAGTAEQREGFVRAITDGTKMAWGLSERHHGSDVLANEMRAEKVPGGYLLSGEKYLIGNATVSDVVSLQARTDERGGPGGWSLFAVDKRECAPGTFEHLPRERLHGLRASDLGGFRLDQVFVPESSRFGEEGRGLEISIKGAQVARISICSMSLGAVDTALRLAMDFAEQREIFGRKVVEIPYSRRQLAECFADLLIGDALCTEAVRGLQGNPAQASVFSSVVKYFVPTLLERTMAQTSVVLGARLYLRDHPHFGVYQKMMRDVLVAIFADGNTVVNLKNIALELHELLGTARDPGEELRAGAEKSVGLLYDVDAKLPRWQPQRQSLFSRGKDDTVLAMPDGIERLRALAERQHDPAQRRWYLRSAEVAQRLMGELDRLHEGTTRLKQRWGKEYSTSDELFRLGEQYCAVHAGAALVHLVTRSADVLQDPMPDGAVLLLCLERVWRQFRSDEPVTDIDVIDRVVEVLRWQHSEHRLFSHWQFRLRASSS, from the coding sequence GTGACCGTCTCACACCTGATCTCGCTCGCGGAGGAAGTGGAGCGCTACCTCGGCGACCCCCACGACCCGTCCAGCCGGATGTCCTACCAGCGCATCCTGGAGCACGACGAGAGCGAGCGGTACCCGCACGAGCTGGTCGACGTCCTGCACGAGTGGGGCCTGCACACCTACCTCCTGCCGGAGGAGTGGGGCGGGCGCGCGATCGACGTGGAGGTGGGGTTCAACCTGCTGCGCCTGGTGGCGCGCCGGGACCCCGCGGCGGCCACCGCGGTCATGCTCACCGACCTGGCCTTCATGCCGGCCTGGATCGCCGGGACCGCGGAGCAGCGCGAGGGGTTCGTGCGCGCGATCACCGACGGCACGAAGATGGCGTGGGGACTTTCCGAGCGGCACCACGGCAGCGACGTGCTCGCCAACGAGATGCGGGCCGAGAAGGTGCCCGGCGGCTACCTGCTCTCCGGCGAGAAGTACCTGATCGGCAACGCGACGGTCTCCGACGTGGTGAGCCTGCAGGCGCGCACCGACGAGCGCGGCGGACCGGGCGGGTGGTCGCTGTTCGCGGTGGACAAGCGCGAGTGCGCTCCCGGCACCTTCGAGCACCTGCCGCGGGAGCGGCTGCACGGGCTGCGCGCCTCGGACCTCGGCGGGTTCCGGCTGGACCAGGTCTTCGTACCCGAATCAAGCAGGTTCGGCGAGGAGGGCAGGGGCCTGGAGATCTCCATCAAGGGTGCCCAGGTCGCCCGGATCTCGATCTGCAGCATGTCGCTCGGCGCCGTCGACACCGCGCTGCGGCTGGCGATGGACTTCGCCGAGCAGCGCGAGATCTTCGGCAGGAAGGTCGTCGAGATCCCGTACTCCCGGCGGCAGCTCGCCGAATGCTTCGCGGACCTGCTGATCGGGGATGCGCTGTGCACCGAGGCCGTGCGCGGTTTGCAGGGAAATCCGGCGCAGGCGAGCGTTTTCTCATCGGTGGTGAAGTACTTCGTGCCGACGTTGCTGGAACGCACGATGGCGCAGACGTCGGTCGTTCTCGGGGCTCGTCTCTACCTGCGCGACCATCCCCATTTCGGTGTGTACCAGAAGATGATGCGTGATGTCCTGGTGGCCATCTTCGCCGACGGCAACACCGTTGTGAACCTCAAGAACATCGCCCTGGAACTGCACGAACTGCTCGGCACCGCACGCGATCCCGGAGAAGAACTGCGCGCCGGCGCCGAGAAGAGCGTCGGGCTGCTGTACGACGTGGACGCGAAGCTGCCGCGCTGGCAACCGCAACGCCAGTCGTTGTTCAGCCGCGGGAAGGACGACACGGTGCTGGCGATGCCGGACGGCATCGAGCGGTTGCGCGCCCTTGCCGAAAGGCAGCATGACCCCGCGCAACGGCGGTGGTACCTGCGATCCGCCGAGGTCGCGCAGCGGCTGATGGGCGAGCTCGACCGCCTGCACGAGGGCACCACGCGGCTCAAGCAGCGGTGGGGCAAGGAGTACAGCACCTCCGACGAGCTGTTCCGGCTCGGTGAGCAGTACTGCGCGGTGCACGCGGGTGCCGCGCTGGTCCACCTGGTGACCAGGTCCGCCGACGTGTTGCAGGACCCGATGCCCGACGGCGCCGTGCTGCTTCTGTGCCTGGAAAGGGTGTGGCGGCAGTTCCGCTCGGACGAACCCGTCACCGACATCGACGTGATCGACCGCGTCGTCGAGGTGCTCAGGTGGCAGCACAGCGAGCACCGGCTGTTCTCGCACTGGCAATTCCGGCTCCGGGCGTCATCGTCGTGA
- a CDS encoding acyl carrier protein, producing MAETTNSTGTLTPEQVERWLVDKMAYKLDVEPAKVDVDMYFDEFDLDSTEALVLSGELEKWLGFELEATALWYHPTISDLSRHIAQEYGGGNAGG from the coding sequence ATGGCAGAGACCACCAACAGCACCGGCACGCTCACCCCCGAGCAGGTCGAGCGGTGGCTGGTCGACAAGATGGCCTACAAGCTCGACGTCGAGCCGGCCAAGGTCGACGTGGACATGTACTTCGACGAGTTCGACCTGGACTCCACCGAGGCGCTGGTGCTCTCCGGTGAGCTGGAGAAGTGGCTCGGCTTCGAGCTGGAGGCCACCGCGCTCTGGTACCACCCGACGATCTCCGACCTCTCCCGGCACATCGCCCAGGAGTACGGGGGCGGCAATGCGGGGGGATGA
- a CDS encoding alpha/beta fold hydrolase — protein MRGDEPLVRELLAGSGPGRRVVLVHPGALPLSCYRPLAAELSGDTSLHVVDLEKVPEYFEAALTDHDTGLSLDGVAERVHRELAAHGLLGDDVVLGGWSFGGVVGYAVAARSAPRKRPRRLLVADSIAPVAEFTTTTDDEIGPELLLPWFAMYLGAKRGVAIDLDAGDVRGMDVEAGLQRALTAVLDAGALPPDTSVAGLRSVYRAYSRGLLRNDRVARDHAAKPVDVPITLVRPRSGLLGGSRPLGWDQLAAAGLSTLDCPGDHYSMLSDPDAVAVLADAALERGGSRAPAPSRTTGRQPS, from the coding sequence ATGCGGGGGGATGAGCCGCTGGTCCGGGAGCTGCTGGCCGGCAGCGGTCCCGGCCGCCGGGTCGTGCTCGTGCACCCCGGCGCGCTGCCGCTGAGCTGCTACCGGCCGCTCGCGGCGGAGCTCTCCGGCGACACCTCGCTGCACGTGGTGGACCTGGAGAAGGTCCCGGAGTACTTCGAGGCGGCGCTGACCGACCACGACACCGGCCTGTCGCTGGACGGCGTGGCCGAGCGGGTCCACCGCGAGCTGGCGGCACACGGCCTGCTGGGCGATGACGTTGTCCTCGGCGGCTGGTCGTTCGGGGGTGTGGTCGGCTACGCGGTGGCCGCCAGGTCGGCGCCGCGGAAGCGTCCGCGCCGGCTGCTGGTGGCCGACAGCATCGCCCCGGTGGCCGAGTTCACCACCACGACCGACGACGAGATCGGCCCGGAGCTGCTGCTGCCGTGGTTCGCGATGTACCTCGGCGCCAAGCGCGGCGTCGCCATCGACCTCGACGCCGGCGACGTCCGCGGCATGGACGTCGAAGCGGGCCTGCAGCGCGCGCTCACCGCGGTCCTCGACGCGGGCGCGCTGCCGCCCGACACCAGCGTGGCGGGCCTGCGCAGCGTCTACCGCGCGTACTCGCGGGGACTCCTGCGCAACGACCGGGTCGCGCGCGACCACGCCGCCAAGCCCGTGGACGTGCCCATCACGCTGGTGCGTCCCCGCTCCGGGCTGCTCGGCGGCAGCAGACCGCTCGGCTGGGACCAGCTCGCAGCAGCCGGTCTGTCCACGTTGGACTGCCCCGGCGACCACTACTCGATGCTGTCCGATCCCGACGCCGTCGCGGTCCTCGCCGACGCCGCGCTGGAGCGCGGCGGTTCCCGTGCCCCCGCCCCATCCCGCACGACTGGCAGGCAACCGTCATGA
- a CDS encoding helix-turn-helix transcriptional regulator, with amino-acid sequence MPGNAFRPAEEHVLHGRERERRAIRSILEDARSARGRALVLRGETGIGKSTLLKYAQRRAAGMRLLSCSGLESESELAFSGLQHLVAPLLDEIDGLPPSQAEALRAALGMSELPVTEFVVSAAVCSLLSYSARGTPLLVVVDDAQWLDRATLGALYFTARRIATEPIALLFGMGEAEQHEREARDLPTMLLTGLSDEAADDLLDELGWNAPARDSLITATGGNPLALRELTRLGAPEQLVGDALLLGTVPLSERLRTAFIQRMEGLPAKARALLLVVAVEETGRLGVVLGACARLGIDAGVLDSVLRGYDQLEITERWVRFRHSLMRSAAYHKASLRMRSKAHAAVAEELTDRGESDRASWHRAMAAVEPDEELATALERSADTAERRGGSAAVVSVLQRAAKLSTDPEGRTRRTASAAYAAWQSGQPDLARALTTEVMTAPTDMHARVGLTRLLGLIDLDSNDPAVACAQFVRGAQEVAEHNPEEALTLLFLAVDGGYLSGRIEDAGRAARLMTELDCGPDYRLLAERMCAALEGRLPLEGTTPRELLDAAPALPTPDDEIRFLWVMAMSWLGPHQRQAREFGLAACRTFRLKGVASVLPVMLNWVADTEYHLGLWRDGQAHAEEAVRLARDTGQRNRMADGLALLARFASVRGDWDGCRDHADAALETALVLRNRAAAAHVSWALGLADLARGRDADAYRRLSSIRSEGSPYANSKVAALVHPDLVEAAVRCGHSDIAEVLLSEVREGCRGTTARWRKLHLHMCRALVEESGADFATATGADLGEDRPFDRARAALLHGEWLRRNRRQAEARWQLQQAAELFDSLGAAPWSERARGQLRAARGALLRTADPAVLTRQEKQIAGMAATGMTNKEIAAQLSVSPRTVSHHLYKLFPKLGISSRAQLRGLDLESAPTQDG; translated from the coding sequence ATGCCGGGCAATGCGTTTCGCCCGGCCGAAGAACACGTGTTGCACGGGCGCGAACGCGAACGCCGCGCGATCCGGTCGATTCTGGAGGACGCGAGGTCGGCGAGAGGCCGCGCACTGGTGCTCCGGGGTGAAACCGGGATCGGCAAGAGCACGCTGCTGAAGTACGCGCAACGCCGGGCCGCGGGAATGCGGCTGCTGTCCTGCTCCGGACTGGAATCGGAGTCCGAGCTCGCGTTCTCCGGGTTGCAGCACCTGGTCGCTCCGCTGCTCGACGAGATCGACGGGCTGCCGCCGTCGCAGGCCGAGGCGCTGCGCGCGGCGCTGGGGATGTCCGAACTGCCGGTGACCGAGTTCGTGGTGTCGGCGGCGGTGTGCTCGCTGCTGTCGTACTCCGCGCGCGGAACACCGCTGCTCGTCGTCGTCGACGACGCGCAATGGCTGGACCGGGCCACGCTCGGCGCGCTGTACTTCACCGCCCGCCGGATCGCGACCGAACCGATCGCGCTGCTGTTCGGCATGGGCGAGGCCGAGCAGCACGAGCGGGAGGCCCGCGATCTGCCCACCATGCTGCTGACCGGACTGTCCGACGAAGCCGCCGACGACCTGCTCGACGAGCTGGGCTGGAACGCACCGGCCCGCGACTCGCTGATCACCGCGACCGGAGGCAACCCGCTCGCGCTGCGGGAGCTGACCCGGCTCGGAGCCCCGGAGCAGCTCGTCGGGGACGCGCTGCTGCTGGGCACCGTGCCGTTGAGCGAGCGCCTGCGGACGGCGTTCATCCAGCGGATGGAGGGGCTGCCTGCCAAGGCCCGGGCGCTGCTGCTGGTGGTGGCCGTCGAGGAGACCGGCAGGCTCGGCGTGGTGCTCGGCGCCTGCGCCCGCCTGGGCATCGACGCCGGGGTGCTGGACTCGGTGCTCAGGGGCTACGACCAGCTCGAGATCACCGAACGCTGGGTGCGCTTCCGCCATTCGCTGATGCGGTCGGCGGCCTACCACAAGGCGTCGCTGCGGATGCGGTCGAAGGCGCACGCCGCGGTGGCCGAGGAGCTGACCGACCGCGGTGAGTCCGACCGGGCGTCCTGGCACCGGGCGATGGCGGCGGTCGAACCGGACGAGGAGCTCGCCACGGCGTTGGAGCGCAGCGCCGACACCGCCGAGCGGCGCGGCGGCAGCGCCGCGGTGGTGTCGGTCCTGCAGCGCGCGGCCAAGCTGAGCACCGATCCGGAGGGGCGGACGCGGCGCACCGCCTCGGCCGCGTACGCGGCGTGGCAGTCCGGCCAGCCCGACCTCGCCAGGGCGCTGACGACCGAGGTCATGACCGCACCGACGGACATGCACGCCAGGGTGGGGCTGACGCGTCTGCTGGGCCTGATCGACCTGGACAGCAACGACCCGGCGGTGGCGTGCGCGCAGTTCGTCCGGGGTGCCCAGGAGGTCGCCGAGCACAACCCGGAGGAGGCGCTGACCCTGCTCTTCCTCGCCGTGGACGGCGGTTACCTGTCGGGGCGGATCGAGGACGCGGGCCGGGCCGCGCGGCTGATGACCGAACTGGACTGCGGGCCGGACTACCGGCTGCTCGCCGAGCGGATGTGCGCCGCGCTCGAAGGGCGCCTGCCGTTGGAGGGCACCACCCCGCGCGAGCTGCTCGATGCCGCACCCGCCCTGCCCACGCCCGACGACGAGATCCGGTTCCTGTGGGTGATGGCGATGAGCTGGCTCGGTCCGCACCAGCGCCAGGCCAGGGAGTTCGGGCTCGCGGCCTGCCGGACGTTCCGGCTCAAGGGCGTGGCCAGCGTCCTGCCCGTGATGCTGAACTGGGTGGCCGACACCGAGTACCACCTGGGGCTGTGGCGCGACGGGCAGGCGCACGCCGAGGAGGCGGTGCGGCTGGCCCGCGACACCGGGCAGCGCAACCGGATGGCCGACGGCCTGGCGCTGCTCGCCCGGTTCGCCTCCGTGCGGGGCGACTGGGACGGGTGCCGGGACCACGCCGACGCCGCGCTGGAGACGGCGCTGGTGTTGCGCAACCGTGCCGCCGCGGCGCACGTGAGCTGGGCGCTGGGTCTGGCGGACCTGGCCAGGGGACGGGACGCCGACGCGTACCGGCGGTTGTCGTCGATCAGGTCGGAGGGATCGCCGTACGCCAACAGCAAGGTCGCGGCGCTGGTCCACCCCGACCTCGTCGAAGCGGCGGTCCGATGTGGACATTCGGACATCGCCGAGGTGCTGCTTTCCGAGGTGCGGGAAGGCTGCCGCGGGACGACGGCGCGGTGGCGGAAGCTGCACCTGCACATGTGCCGGGCCCTGGTCGAGGAGTCCGGTGCCGACTTCGCCACCGCCACCGGCGCCGACCTGGGTGAGGACCGCCCTTTCGACCGCGCCCGCGCGGCCCTGCTGCACGGCGAGTGGCTGCGTCGCAACCGGCGCCAGGCCGAGGCCCGCTGGCAGTTGCAGCAGGCGGCGGAGCTGTTCGACAGCCTCGGTGCGGCGCCCTGGTCCGAACGTGCCCGCGGCCAGTTGCGCGCGGCTCGGGGAGCGCTGCTGCGCACCGCCGACCCGGCCGTGCTGACCAGGCAGGAGAAGCAGATAGCAGGCATGGCCGCCACCGGCATGACCAACAAGGAGATCGCCGCGCAGCTCTCGGTCAGCCCACGCACGGTCAGCCACCACCTGTACAAGCTCTTCCCGAAGCTGGGGATCTCCTCGCGCGCCCAGTTGCGGGGCCTCGACCTGGAGTCGGCCCCCACCCAGGACGGCTGA
- a CDS encoding NAD(P)/FAD-dependent oxidoreductase — translation MSVRVAVVGAGAAGISAAHRLRSDADVTVFEASDRPGGHARTVEVTDDGRTLGLDTAFVVYNEPHYPEITRFFDHLGVATREHPGRFSFFDLDSPTAYVSEDFDLTAEQVRERYPDEFVRLWEEATRFYRESPRDFIRKRTDCPLGEYLDRNGYSEEFKYGFVVLVSTAAWSVPAERIWDMPASTVVAFFLAHGAEGLGGRAVPWRTVTGGSVHYVRAAVEELRRCGNEVRVNAPVTRVREQEDGVAVRTDEGVEHFDYAVLATHADDALAVLDRPTERQRMLEAVRYHRTRVDLHTDPAVMPADRGRWRSWNYGRLRGGGTQDSWVVYYLNELQGLTSEHDYFVTLDCPVPIDESRLIERFDYRHPIFTIDVRRMQPDIHSVNEGSRVKFAGSYFHSRRMGPDIVGSHESAFDSGSAAAESVRRDAADRAVA, via the coding sequence GTGAGTGTGCGAGTCGCTGTGGTGGGCGCCGGCGCCGCCGGCATCTCGGCCGCGCACCGGTTGCGCTCGGACGCGGACGTGACCGTGTTCGAGGCGTCCGACCGGCCGGGCGGGCACGCCCGCACGGTCGAGGTCACCGACGACGGCCGGACGCTGGGCCTGGACACCGCCTTCGTCGTCTACAACGAGCCGCACTACCCGGAGATCACCCGGTTCTTCGACCACCTCGGCGTCGCGACCCGCGAGCATCCGGGCCGGTTCTCGTTCTTCGACCTCGACAGCCCGACGGCCTACGTGTCGGAGGACTTCGACCTGACGGCGGAGCAGGTTCGGGAGCGCTACCCCGACGAGTTCGTGCGGCTGTGGGAGGAGGCGACGCGCTTCTACCGCGAGTCGCCGCGCGACTTCATCCGCAAGCGCACCGACTGCCCGCTCGGCGAGTACCTGGACCGCAACGGCTACAGCGAGGAGTTCAAGTACGGGTTCGTCGTGCTGGTCTCCACCGCGGCGTGGTCGGTACCCGCCGAACGGATCTGGGACATGCCCGCGAGCACCGTGGTGGCGTTCTTCCTCGCCCACGGCGCCGAAGGACTGGGAGGGCGCGCGGTGCCCTGGCGGACGGTCACCGGCGGCAGCGTGCACTACGTGCGCGCGGCGGTGGAGGAACTGCGCCGCTGCGGCAACGAAGTCCGGGTGAACGCGCCAGTGACCCGGGTGCGGGAGCAGGAGGACGGCGTCGCGGTGCGCACGGACGAAGGCGTGGAGCACTTCGACTACGCGGTGCTGGCGACGCACGCCGACGACGCCCTGGCGGTGCTGGACCGTCCGACCGAGCGGCAGCGGATGCTGGAGGCCGTTCGCTACCACCGGACCAGGGTGGACCTGCACACCGATCCGGCCGTCATGCCCGCCGACCGCGGCCGCTGGCGGAGCTGGAACTACGGCCGGCTCCGCGGGGGTGGCACCCAGGACTCGTGGGTCGTCTACTACCTCAACGAGCTGCAGGGCCTGACCTCCGAGCACGACTACTTCGTCACCCTCGACTGCCCGGTGCCCATCGACGAGAGCCGGCTGATCGAGCGGTTCGACTACCGGCACCCGATCTTCACCATCGACGTCCGGCGCATGCAGCCCGACATCCACTCGGTCAACGAGGGCTCGCGGGTGAAGTTCGCCGGTTCCTACTTCCACAGCCGCCGGATGGGTCCGGACATCGTCGGCTCGCACGAGTCGGCTTTCGACTCCGGGTCCGCGGCCGCCGAGTCCGTGCGGCGCGACGCCGCCGACCGGGCAGTGGCCTGA